One window from the genome of Pseudoliparis swirei isolate HS2019 ecotype Mariana Trench chromosome 24, NWPU_hadal_v1, whole genome shotgun sequence encodes:
- the rpl9 gene encoding 60S ribosomal protein L9, protein MKTILSSQTVDIPDDVEVRLKGRTVTVKGPRGKLVREFNHINLELSLLGKKQKKLRVEKWWGNRKELATVRTICSHVQNMIKGVTLGFRYKMRSVYAHFPINVVIQETGAMVEIRNFLGEKYIRRVRMRTGVLCAVSATQKDELVLDGNDIELVSNSAALIQQATTVKNKDIRKFLDGIYVSEKGTVVASSK, encoded by the exons ATGAAGACCATTCTCAGCAGTCAGACTGTCGACATCCCCGACGATG TCGAGGTGAGGTTGAAGGGGAGGACAGTAACTGTCAAGGGGCCCCGCGGAAAACTCGTCAGGGAGTTCAACCACATCAACCTGGAGCTCAGTCTGCTGGGcaagaaacagaagaag CTTCGTGTGGAGAAATGGTGGGGAAACAGAAAGGAGCTGGCCACGGTCCGCACCATCTGCAGCCACGTCCAGAACATGATCAAGGGAGTCACTCTG GGTTTCCGGTACAAAATGCGTTCTGTGTACGCCCATTTCCCAATCAACGTAGTCATTCAGGAGACTGGAGCTATGGTGGAGATCAGGAACTTTCTGGGAGAGAAGTACATCCGCCGTGTTAGAATGAGGACTG GTGTGCTTTGTGCAGTCTCTGCTACCCAGAAGGACGAGCTGGTGCTGGATGGTAACGACATTGAGCTGGTGTCAAACTCGG CTGCTCTGATCCAACAGGCCACCACAGTCAAAAATAAGGATATCAGAAAGTTCTTGGATGGTATCTACGTGTCTGAGAAGGGAACCGTCGTGGCCTCGTCTAAGTAA
- the rfc1 gene encoding replication factor C subunit 1, translating to MDIRRFFPPTSDKCAVQKPAAPNGNVKTDKKKKKNPLSSDEEVKKKKKETAKVKSSKPEEKRKDSEKKRKKYAVIESDSEDEEPAKKSNKSPKEKRTTGKMEPLPKKDPVQYVSETDSDSDNFQTLKKVSKPKQNGSAKQAAKPGAGSARQGVKEGLRSPPKPSTAPGKAALKSPVTPKSTSPPTHKQTPTSVLDYFGSAAVQRSDKKLVASIKRKAVSASSQPSPEVDDLSDEQIAKQLQMDEDMMELEKQVHEDEEFARTLAMLDEEPQAKKARKGSDERPAAAFPKMSRTDSAAGTSQTKRKGSTSEDVIDPTPKKDTATVKASSKLAMMKKKKEERDDGSKGKRPVSPTKMIISPKKEALASSSSDKKVTPKAGSAAATVKTSPEKPESTSPEDSEKKKVNSAAYRNFLNRDGPRALGSKDIPQGGENCLEGCMFVLTGVMESIERDAAKSLIERYGGKVTGNVSKKTTYLVQGRDSGVSKLEKAESLGTKILDEDGLLELIRTKPGKKSKYEITAEAESKASKTRTPPSRTSKSTPKAQKISPSKGNSWSPHTPSPSKTGLAQGHGARTRSGGTPPGRGSGPTARRELGLSSSSSSSSAPRKSSPSAAGDDVSLLWVDKYRPRSLKAVIGQQGDQSCANKLLRWLQNWSKHHSGRSSKPAAARFGKFGGGRDDGSTFKAALLSGPPGVGKTTTAALACEELGLSYVEMNASCTRSKSCLKEVVAQSLTNTSIESFYKGTSQKVSSQHVLIMDEVDGMAGNEDRGGIQEMIGLIKYSKIPIIFMCNDRNHQKIRSLANYCFDLRFQRPRVEQIKGAMMSLAFKEGIKIPPPALNEMILASNHDVRQVIHNLSMWSAKDKVMTYDQCKSDAASARKDMKLGPFDVCRKVFCFGEESAHMSLIDKSDLFFHDYSLAPLFVQENYLHVRPKAAGGDLKAHLMLLSKTADAISDGDLVDRQIRSRQNWSLLPTQAVYASVLPGELMKGYMSQFPTFPSWLGKFSSTNKHSRIIQELASHMGLKTMCSRQAVNLDYLFYLRQALLSPLQRHGAEGAADAVQLLDNYQLIREDVDSMMEVSVWGGQADPYSKLDPKVKAAFTRAYNRKVHLMPYSLQVVKKGRRGGGGGGGESELGGEDVDNEAWESEEEGLKADAMIKQKKVKATKESKKEKKEDSGKGKGKGKGQGKGKK from the exons ATG GACATCAGGCGCTTCTTTCCACCGACGTCAGACAAGTGCGCGGTGCAGAAACCAGCAGCTCCAAACGGAAACGTCAAGacagataagaagaagaagaagaatccgcTCTCTTCGGACGAggaagtgaaaaagaaaaaaaaggagactgCCAAG GTGAAAAGCTCCAAACCAGAGGAGAAACGGAAGGACAGTGAGAAAAAACGGAAGAAGTATGCAGTCATAGAATCTG ACTCTGAGGATGAGGAGCCAGCGAAGAAGTCAAACAAGTCCCCCAAAGAGAAACGGACCACGGGCAAAATGGAGCCGCTGCCCAAAAAAGATCCTGTGCAGTACGTCTCTGAAACAG aCTCTGATAGTGATAACTTTCAGACTTTGAAGAAGGTCTCCAAACCCAAGCAGAACGGCTCGGCCAAACAGGCGGCAAAACCAGGTGCAGGCAGCGCTCGACAAGGGGTCAAAGAGGGGCTGAGGTCCCCGCCGAAGCCCTCCACCGCCCCGGGGAAAGCCGCGCTGAAGTCTCCCGTCACCCCAAAGTCAACTTCGCctccaacacacaaacaaacccccACCTCGGTACTCGACTACTTTGGCAGTGCGGCCGTTCAGCGCTCGGATAAGAAGCTGGTGGCCAGCATCAAACGAAAGGCCGTGAGTGCTTCTTCTCAGCCATCTCCGGAAGTAGATGACTTGAGTGATGAGCAAATCGCCAAACAGCTGCAGatggatgaggacatgatggag CTGGAAAAGCAGGTCCACGAGGACGAGGAGTTTGCCAGAACTCTGGCCATGCTGGATGAGGAGCCTCAAGCAAAGAAG GCTCGTAAAGGCTCTGATGAAAGGCCAGCCGCTGCGTTTCCCAAAATGAGCAGGACCGACTCCGCAGCCGGCACGTCACAGACCAAAAGAAAGGGCAGCACGTCAGAGGATGTGATTGACCCGACCCCTAAGAAGGACACCGCCACGGTCAAAGCCAGCTCCAAACTGGccatgatgaagaagaaaaaagaggagcgAGATGACGGGTCAAAGGGCAAAAGGCCCGTTTCACCCACAAAAATGATAATCTCTCCCAAAAAGGAGGCCCTCGCTTCGTCAAGCTCAGACAAGAAGGTCACTCCCAAAGCGGGAAGTGCAGCCGCCACGGTTAAAACGTCTCCCGAGAAACCAGAG AGCACGAGTCCTGAGGactcagagaagaagaaggtcaACTCTGCAGCTTACAGGAACTTCCTCAACagagatggaccacgagctcTCGGCTCCAAGGACATCCCACag ggTGGGGAGAACTGTTTGGAGGGCTGCATGTTCGTGCTGACGGGGGTCATGGAGTCTATTGAGCGCGATGCCGCCAAATCCCTCATCGAGCGCTACGGAGGCAAGGTGACGGGCAACGTAAGCAAGAAGACCACCTACCTGGTGCAGGGCAGAGACAGCGGAGTCTCCAAGCTCGAGAAG GCGGAGAGTTTGGGCACCAAGATCCTAGACGAGGATGGTCTGTTGGAGCTGATCAGGACCAAACCAGGAAAGAAGTCCAAGTACGAAATCACGGCAGAGGCTGAG agcaAAGCCtcaaagaccaggaccccgcCGAGCAGGACATCAAAGAGCACCCCAAAAGCCCAGAAGATCTCTCCCTCTAAGGGGAATTCTTGGTCCCCTCACACCCCGAGCCCGTCAAAGACCGGCCTGGCACAAGGCCACGGGGCCAGGACCAGGAGTGGAGGCACTCCACCTGGGAGAGGCTCTGGACCCACAGCCCGCCGGGAActcggcctctcctcctcctcctcgtcatcctcaGCCCCACGAAAGTCTTCCCCGTCGGCGGCGGGGGACGATGTCAGTCTGCTGTGGGTGGACAAGTACCGCCCGCGCTCTCTGAAGGCTGTGATTGGCCAACAGGGAGACCAGAGCTGTGCCAATAAGCTGCTCCGCTGGCTGCAGAACTGGAGCAAACACCACAGCGGGCGCTCATCCAAGCCAGCAG CTGCGAGGTTCGGGAAgtttggaggagggagagacgaTGGATCGACATTCAAAGCTGCTCTGCTCTCTGGACCTCCGGGCGTGGGGAAGACCACCACAGCAGCTCTCGCCTGTGAG gagttgGGCTTGAGCTACGTGGAGATGAACGCGAGCTGCACTCGCAGCAAAAGCTGTCTGAAGGAAGTGGTCGCTCAGTCGCTCACCAACACCAGCATCGAGAGCTTCTACAAAG GCACCTCTCAGAAAGTGAGCAGTCAACACGTCCTGATCATGGATGAGGTTGATGGCATGGCCGGCAACGAGGACCGCGGAGGAATACAG GAGATGATCGGCCTGatcaaatattcaaagataCCCATCATCTTCATGTGCAACGATCGTAACCACCAGAAGATCAGGTCGCTAGCAAACTACTGCTTCGATCTGCGCTTCCAGAGGCCGCGAGTGGAACAGatcaag GGAGCTATGATGTCCCTCGCCTTCAAAGAGGGAATAAAGATCCCGCCCCCAGCTCTTAACGAAATGATCCTCGCCTCCAATCACGACGTCCGACAG GTGATCCACAACCTGAGCATGTGGTCGGCCAAAGACAAGGTGATGACGTACGACCAGTGCAAGTCCGACGCAGCCAGCGCCCGCAAAGACATGAAACTGGGGCCGTTTGACGTTTGCCGGAAGGTGTTCTGCTTCGGGGAGGAGAGCGCCCACATGAGCCTCATCGACAAGTCGGACCTCTTCTTCCACGACTACTCGCTGGCGCCGCTCTTTGTCCAAGAGAACTACCTGCATGTTCGGCCGAAGGCTGCCGG TGGGGACCTGAAGGCCCACCTGATGCTGCTCAGCAAGACGGCTGACGCCATCTCTGACGGAGACCTGGTGGACCGACAGATCCGCTCTCGGCAGAACTGGTCGTTGCTGCCcacccag gccgtCTATGCCAGTGTGTTACCAGGCGAGCTGATGAAAGGCTACATGAGTCAGTTCCCCACCTTCCCCAGCTGGCTCGGCAAGTTCTCCTCCACCAACAAACATTCCCGCATCATCCAGGAGCTCGCCTCACACATGGGCTTGAA GACGATGTGCAGCAGGCAGGCGGTGAACCTGGACTACCTGTTCTACCTGCGGCAGGCGCTGCTGAGCCCCCTTCAGAGGCACGGAGCGGAGGGCGCCGCTGATGCTGTGCAGCTGCTGGACAACTACCAGCTGATCAGGGAAGACGTGGACAGCATGATGGAGGTCAGCGTCTGGGGCGGACAGGCAGACCCCTACTCCAAACTGGACCCTAAG GTGAAGGCAGCATTCACACGGGCCTACAACCGAAAAGTCCACCTGATGCCGTACTCTCTGCAAGTGGTGAAGAAGGGCCGCCGGGGGGGTGGCGGTGGAGGGGGGGAGTCAGAGttgggaggagaggacgtggaCAACGAGGCGTGGGAATCCGAGGAGGAGGGCCTCAAAGCCGACGCCATGATCAAA CAGAAGAAGGTCAAAGCAACCAAGGAgtcaaagaaggaaaagaaggaagattCTGGGAAAGGGAAAGGAAAGGGGAAAGGACAAGGCAAAGGGAAGAAATGA